A genomic region of Bernardetia sp. ABR2-2B contains the following coding sequences:
- a CDS encoding alpha/beta fold hydrolase: MPLNYESFFIDLKTEQNDVLHLKRIYKEGLKDDELKKLPSILLIHGSVENGRIFYSINRKGFGSYLSQNGFDVFVADLRGKGESTPKVNSTSNFGQTEYILEDLPAFANKVREIKGQFPTYWAAHSWGGVMIPPFMLRFPQIAEATKKMVFFGSKRRIRTKGIERLLKIDLVWNLIGKISSSTLGYFPNTKFSFGTDNETKGFIKESNKWIYEDNWICKDKFDYQSSFQDLKQKNRYFPPTLHIAAAKDTILGNPNDVKLLMEEIDNDKDEFWLLSKSNQNLHDYDHNNMLTHKDAINDHFPKILEWLIN, translated from the coding sequence ATGCCATTAAATTACGAATCCTTTTTTATTGATTTAAAAACAGAACAAAATGACGTTCTACACCTAAAAAGAATTTATAAAGAAGGGTTAAAAGACGATGAACTCAAAAAATTACCTTCTATTTTACTCATTCATGGAAGCGTCGAAAATGGGCGTATTTTTTATTCTATTAATAGAAAAGGGTTTGGGAGTTATTTGTCTCAAAACGGTTTTGATGTTTTTGTAGCAGATTTGAGAGGAAAAGGTGAAAGTACACCAAAAGTAAATTCTACATCTAATTTCGGTCAAACAGAATATATTTTAGAAGACTTACCTGCTTTTGCAAATAAAGTCAGAGAAATAAAAGGACAATTTCCAACGTATTGGGCTGCTCATTCGTGGGGTGGTGTAATGATTCCTCCTTTTATGCTTCGGTTTCCACAAATTGCAGAAGCTACAAAAAAAATGGTGTTTTTTGGGAGTAAAAGAAGAATAAGAACAAAGGGAATAGAAAGATTATTAAAAATAGACTTAGTTTGGAATCTCATCGGTAAAATTTCTAGTAGCACGTTAGGATATTTTCCAAATACAAAATTCAGTTTTGGAACAGACAATGAAACTAAAGGCTTTATAAAAGAATCTAATAAATGGATTTATGAAGATAATTGGATTTGTAAAGATAAATTTGATTATCAAAGCAGCTTTCAAGATTTAAAACAAAAAAATAGATACTTTCCTCCTACGCTTCATATTGCAGCAGCAAAAGATACTATTTTAGGAAATCCAAATGATGTAAAATTATTGATGGAAGAAATAGATAATGATAAAGATGAGTTTTGGCTTTTGTCAAAATCAAATCAGAATCTACATGATTATGACCATAATAATATGCTTACTCATAAAGACGCAATAAATGACCATTTTCCAAAGATTTTGGAATGGTTAATAAACTAA
- a CDS encoding metal-dependent transcriptional regulator: protein MNSQTEENYLKALFKLASQENEISLSELSKKLSVSTPTANSMIKRLHEKEFVIYEKYKPIKLTQKGKTTAALIVRKHRLTEMFLVEKMGFGWEKVHAIAEQIEHIKSPIFFDKMDELLGYPNIDPHGSPIPNKEGLIENKVNSELKLSDCNQGDRVKLVAVSESSLEFLQFLNSRKISLGLELEILEIEKYDGTMKVLFLENNNEEVLSKIVCEKLCVSQ, encoded by the coding sequence ATGAATTCACAAACAGAAGAAAATTACTTAAAGGCTCTCTTCAAACTTGCTTCACAAGAAAATGAGATAAGCCTGTCTGAATTAAGTAAAAAGCTTTCTGTCAGTACGCCCACAGCAAACAGTATGATTAAGCGTTTGCACGAAAAAGAATTTGTTATTTACGAAAAATATAAACCTATAAAACTAACGCAGAAGGGAAAAACTACGGCTGCACTGATTGTCAGAAAACACCGACTTACAGAAATGTTTTTGGTAGAAAAAATGGGTTTTGGGTGGGAAAAAGTTCATGCTATTGCCGAACAAATAGAACATATCAAGTCGCCTATATTTTTTGACAAAATGGATGAGCTGTTGGGTTACCCTAATATTGACCCACATGGTTCGCCTATTCCTAATAAAGAAGGACTAATAGAAAATAAAGTTAATTCGGAACTAAAACTGAGTGATTGTAATCAAGGAGATAGAGTTAAGCTTGTAGCTGTTTCAGAATCTTCACTAGAGTTTTTACAGTTTTTGAATAGTCGTAAAATTAGCCTTGGTTTAGAATTAGAAATTTTGGAAATAGAAAAGTATGACGGAACGATGAAAGTTCTTTTTTTAGAAAATAATAATGAAGAAGTTCTCAGTAAGATAGTTTGTGAGAAACTTTGTGTTTCACAATAA
- a CDS encoding LamG-like jellyroll fold domain-containing protein, which yields MVQKYTNYFLHLQSLLDSKKLFGTAILLLLFLFPLFSQAQTDTRFWFAAPDVTSDHGDSPVRIVVSAFDDPAVVTVTQPANLAFPTYIVNVPANTSQIINIDPSRALIETPYDTPAPATPQVNTTGLLVESTEKITAYYEVNRGNNPDIFALKGNNGLGTDFYVPFQNDWRHRLNFTPEGRSGFLVVATEDNTTVTINPTRALEGGQAANVPFTVVLNSGEVYVGSVAQPQANDFPSGSRIQSDKPVAVTKFSDSIYSGQGGCHDLAGDQLVPVDIIGTNYVVLRGQLGVGNGSPAGNPELAVVTATQNGTTVNVNGALVATLNAGETYTHELDFVGQRIFIQTSLPVYVGHYAGYGCETGFAILPPVECTGSLTTRIVRSTTENFTINLMTRGRPVGGNFDFTNNFTIRVNGAVLFSPTTTPFPGTFTQIGGSDYYGTQYTFNTTQVPAGAVVTVESTTITAGTDEAGLFHLGFVNGGSSSGTRYGYFSDFRSLDLGNDVNINYGTNATIIADIQATNFRWLSDGVEVQNGTSNSYIVTNIQRRQIIRVEATVGDCVLSDEICVGTNEYVWDGSIIDPITGLPDIDEPNNWSKPCGLTGVPSCDIDVIIPPTPVASNSLTVTSGKTLNVHNISILSEGGINGNLNVATGGQVNVCGNMVHNGNLNMQPNSDFRFIGTGRQNYSKAVTGNGEFENLFIDNTIGTSTFNNVAGVTILASSDQDLTVSNTGTLNFVQGYIVPEGYPIATGIDNSRSVVVNNSSPSAITGFNTTATGTTLPTDYFVAGKLNRAKNATGNYSFPVGLVIQESSTILPEPTKNGTMAAAYEDSDWQTATYGNLACNPSPNGVLRSTEDAEYVDFGTNTGNIGIAGNASRTIEVWANAAEFNGAGLFQFGSSTVADGDFALVAIDRTSVTPNADNNWGIRLNNGFALDLINLPNSRNNWHHYALSYDGTTQQLTFYYDAVRIRTYNLPNPLNTVLTNGYVGRWSGNSGEAFRGQVDELKIWSEVRTEAQIQESFTQGCAANALQCPQANNLRAYYNFEDANINGAATRTIQSRTIQCPVPTFTYQRADVNFNQASSVDNVTAGFQQYTTVPPPTGQTNICNADFDTDPALDNGKWNFSSFDASDNPLPVNADYQMYLFNRDYGNYVGASTTVMQLVTPPWTIPNGFCIANSPQLTGRGGFSGNMGSFATAQSQDITLLPIELLFISAKPTENAILVEWATLQEKDNHGFEVFRAEEDGEFVKIGFVKGKGQSQTRQNYNFLDVEVRPNVTYYYKLKQVDTNGDFTFTKIVSAKLSDSDFTEKQTTTLYPNPTNDEFTLYLGGQEFRNEMEVEVILVNAIGKELERRTVNTQSNNTLLFRLGKYPNGLYVLKIVSKTSSSILKVIKE from the coding sequence ATGGTACAAAAATATACTAATTATTTTTTACATCTACAAAGTCTTCTAGACTCTAAAAAACTATTTGGGACAGCCATATTGCTCCTATTATTTTTATTTCCTTTGTTTTCACAAGCGCAGACAGATACTCGTTTTTGGTTTGCTGCTCCTGATGTTACTTCAGACCATGGAGATTCGCCAGTTCGTATTGTAGTATCTGCTTTTGATGACCCCGCTGTAGTTACAGTGACACAGCCAGCTAATTTAGCTTTTCCTACTTATATTGTGAATGTACCAGCAAATACTTCTCAAATAATAAACATAGACCCTAGTAGAGCTCTGATAGAAACTCCTTATGATACTCCTGCACCAGCGACACCTCAAGTAAATACTACTGGCTTGTTAGTAGAATCGACAGAGAAAATTACAGCTTATTATGAGGTAAATAGAGGTAATAATCCAGATATTTTTGCTCTTAAAGGAAATAATGGTTTGGGAACAGATTTTTACGTTCCCTTCCAAAATGACTGGAGACACAGATTGAACTTTACTCCAGAAGGGCGAAGTGGTTTCTTAGTAGTAGCTACTGAAGACAATACAACTGTTACTATAAACCCTACACGAGCTTTGGAGGGTGGACAAGCTGCAAATGTTCCTTTTACTGTAGTATTAAATAGTGGAGAAGTTTATGTAGGGTCAGTAGCACAGCCACAAGCGAATGATTTTCCGTCAGGTTCTCGTATTCAGTCTGACAAACCTGTGGCAGTTACTAAGTTTAGTGATTCTATCTATTCAGGACAAGGAGGGTGTCACGATTTAGCTGGCGATCAACTTGTTCCTGTGGATATAATTGGAACGAACTATGTTGTTTTGAGAGGTCAATTGGGAGTAGGTAACGGAAGTCCTGCTGGTAATCCCGAATTAGCTGTTGTTACAGCTACTCAAAATGGTACTACTGTCAATGTTAATGGTGCTTTGGTAGCAACATTAAATGCAGGAGAAACATATACTCACGAACTAGATTTTGTAGGACAACGTATTTTTATACAAACGAGTTTGCCTGTATATGTAGGACATTATGCTGGTTATGGCTGTGAAACAGGTTTTGCTATTCTTCCACCTGTAGAGTGTACAGGTTCATTAACAACTAGAATTGTGCGTTCTACTACTGAAAACTTTACTATTAACTTGATGACCAGAGGCAGACCAGTAGGTGGTAATTTTGACTTTACTAATAACTTTACCATTAGGGTAAATGGTGCAGTTTTATTTTCTCCTACTACAACTCCTTTTCCTGGTACGTTCACGCAAATAGGAGGAAGTGATTATTATGGAACACAATATACCTTTAATACAACCCAAGTTCCTGCTGGTGCAGTAGTAACAGTAGAAAGTACAACAATTACAGCAGGAACTGATGAGGCTGGCTTGTTTCATTTAGGTTTTGTCAATGGTGGTTCTAGTTCGGGTACACGTTATGGATATTTTTCTGATTTTAGATCATTAGATTTAGGTAATGATGTAAATATCAATTATGGAACTAATGCAACTATTATAGCAGATATACAAGCTACTAACTTTAGATGGCTTAGTGATGGAGTAGAGGTTCAAAATGGAACAAGTAATAGTTATATTGTAACAAACATTCAGCGTAGGCAAATAATACGAGTAGAGGCTACTGTAGGAGATTGTGTTCTTAGTGATGAAATTTGTGTAGGTACAAATGAGTATGTGTGGGATGGAAGTATAATTGACCCTATCACAGGCTTGCCAGATATAGACGAACCAAATAACTGGAGTAAACCATGTGGATTAACAGGAGTTCCAAGCTGTGATATCGATGTTATTATTCCTCCTACTCCTGTTGCAAGTAATTCTCTTACTGTAACAAGTGGCAAAACATTGAATGTACATAATATCTCTATTTTGAGTGAAGGGGGAATAAATGGAAATCTAAATGTAGCTACTGGAGGACAAGTAAATGTTTGTGGAAATATGGTGCATAATGGCAACTTAAATATGCAGCCTAACTCTGACTTTAGATTTATTGGAACAGGAAGACAGAACTACTCAAAAGCAGTTACAGGAAACGGAGAGTTTGAAAATTTATTTATTGATAATACAATAGGAACTTCTACTTTTAATAATGTTGCAGGAGTTACTATTCTTGCTTCTAGCGACCAAGATTTGACAGTAAGTAATACAGGAACATTAAACTTTGTACAAGGATACATTGTACCAGAAGGTTACCCTATCGCTACTGGTATTGATAACTCTCGTTCTGTAGTAGTAAATAACTCAAGCCCTAGTGCTATAACAGGATTTAATACTACAGCTACTGGAACAACTTTACCTACTGATTATTTTGTAGCAGGAAAACTTAACCGAGCTAAAAATGCAACTGGCAATTACTCTTTTCCTGTAGGATTAGTGATACAAGAATCATCTACTATTTTACCAGAACCTACAAAGAATGGTACAATGGCCGCTGCATATGAAGATTCAGACTGGCAAACAGCTACTTATGGAAATTTAGCTTGTAACCCAAGTCCAAATGGTGTCTTACGCTCAACAGAAGATGCAGAATATGTAGATTTTGGAACGAATACTGGAAATATTGGCATTGCAGGAAATGCTTCTCGTACTATAGAAGTTTGGGCAAATGCAGCAGAGTTTAATGGAGCAGGTTTATTTCAATTTGGTAGTAGTACAGTAGCTGATGGAGATTTTGCTTTAGTAGCCATTGACAGGACATCTGTAACACCTAATGCTGATAACAACTGGGGCATTAGATTAAACAATGGCTTTGCATTAGACTTAATAAATTTACCAAATAGTAGAAACAATTGGCATCATTATGCTCTTAGCTATGATGGTACAACTCAACAATTAACCTTTTATTATGATGCAGTACGCATTCGTACTTATAATTTACCTAACCCCTTAAATACAGTCTTGACAAATGGATATGTGGGTCGTTGGAGTGGCAATAGTGGCGAAGCCTTTAGAGGACAAGTAGATGAACTCAAAATATGGTCAGAAGTACGTACTGAGGCACAGATACAAGAATCTTTTACTCAAGGATGTGCTGCAAACGCATTACAATGCCCTCAAGCTAATAACCTTAGAGCATATTACAACTTTGAGGATGCAAATATAAATGGTGCAGCTACAAGAACGATACAATCTCGTACTATTCAATGTCCAGTTCCAACATTTACTTACCAGAGAGCTGATGTTAATTTTAATCAAGCTAGTTCAGTAGATAATGTTACTGCTGGATTTCAACAATATACTACTGTACCACCACCAACAGGACAAACTAATATTTGTAATGCAGATTTTGATACTGACCCTGCTTTAGATAATGGTAAATGGAATTTTTCTTCTTTTGATGCGAGTGATAATCCTTTGCCAGTAAATGCAGATTATCAAATGTATCTATTCAATAGAGATTATGGAAATTATGTCGGTGCTTCTACTACAGTAATGCAGTTAGTTACACCACCTTGGACTATTCCTAATGGATTTTGTATTGCTAACTCCCCACAATTAACTGGAAGAGGTGGTTTTAGTGGAAATATGGGTTCTTTTGCAACAGCACAATCACAGGATATTACATTACTTCCTATTGAACTGTTGTTTATCTCTGCTAAACCTACCGAAAATGCCATCTTAGTAGAATGGGCAACCCTACAAGAAAAAGATAATCATGGCTTTGAAGTATTTAGAGCGGAAGAAGATGGGGAGTTTGTAAAGATTGGTTTTGTAAAGGGTAAAGGACAATCGCAAACAAGACAAAATTATAACTTCTTAGACGTAGAAGTAAGACCAAATGTAACCTATTACTATAAGCTCAAACAAGTAGATACCAATGGTGATTTCACTTTCACAAAGATAGTTTCGGCAAAACTTTCTGATAGTGATTTTACAGAAAAACAAACTACTACTTTATACCCTAACCCAACTAATGATGAGTTTACACTTTATTTAGGGGGGCAAGAATTTAGAAATGAAATGGAGGTAGAGGTTATTTTAGTAAATGCTATTGGTAAAGAGCTAGAACGAAGAACAGTAAATACTCAATCAAATAATACTTTACTGTTCAGATTGGGTAAATATCCAAATGGATTATATGTATTAAAAATAGTTAGTAAAACTTCTTCTTCTATTTTGAAAGTTATTAAGGAATAA
- the rplC gene encoding 50S ribosomal protein L3 codes for MPIGLIGKKIGMTSLFDADGRSVACTVIQAGPCVVTQVKTEDTDGYRAVQMGFGERKEKNTPKPLQGHFKKSGTTPKSKLVEFRDMGVDSETTYEVGQELNITDLFEEGQFVDVVGTSKGKGFQGVVKRYNFGGVGQATHGQHNRLRAPGSIGASSYPSRVFKGMRMAGRMGGNRVKVKNLRVEKMMPEANIIVVSGAIPGANNSTILIQR; via the coding sequence ATGCCGATAGGTTTAATTGGTAAAAAAATCGGAATGACTAGTTTGTTTGATGCCGATGGACGCAGTGTCGCATGCACAGTAATACAAGCTGGTCCTTGTGTCGTAACACAAGTCAAGACTGAAGATACAGACGGTTATCGTGCCGTACAAATGGGTTTTGGTGAGCGTAAAGAAAAAAACACTCCTAAGCCTCTTCAAGGACACTTCAAAAAATCAGGAACTACTCCAAAAAGCAAACTTGTAGAGTTTCGTGATATGGGTGTAGATTCTGAAACAACTTATGAAGTAGGTCAAGAATTAAACATTACAGACCTTTTTGAAGAAGGTCAATTTGTAGATGTTGTCGGAACTTCTAAAGGTAAAGGTTTTCAAGGTGTAGTTAAGCGTTATAACTTCGGTGGTGTAGGTCAAGCTACTCACGGTCAGCATAACCGTTTACGTGCTCCTGGTTCAATTGGTGCTTCTTCTTATCCTTCTCGTGTATTCAAAGGTATGCGTATGGCTGGGCGTATGGGTGGTAATCGTGTGAAAGTGAAAAACTTACGTGTAGAAAAAATGATGCCTGAGGCAAACATTATTGTTGTTTCGGGAGCAATTCCAGGTGCAAACAATTCTACTATTCTTATTCAACGTTAA
- the rplD gene encoding 50S ribosomal protein L4, giving the protein MELPILNKEGKEIGKNATLSDSVFAIEPNDHAIYLDVKQYLANQRQGTHSSKHRGMVSGSTRKIKRQKGTGGARAGSIKSPIFVGGGRIFGPEPRDYGFKLNRKVKQLARRSALSHKAKAEAITVMENLVMDTPKTKEFIALLNNLNLSGKKVLVVTGEQNDTVYRSARNLPKTKVLPANQLHTYHIMNSDVVVLAEGALEVIQAEANSEAN; this is encoded by the coding sequence ATGGAATTACCTATCTTAAATAAAGAAGGAAAAGAAATAGGCAAAAATGCTACGTTGTCTGACAGCGTATTTGCCATCGAACCAAATGACCACGCAATTTACCTAGATGTTAAGCAATATTTAGCTAATCAACGTCAGGGAACGCACTCTTCTAAACATAGAGGAATGGTGTCAGGTTCTACTCGTAAAATAAAACGCCAAAAGGGAACTGGAGGCGCACGTGCTGGTAGTATCAAATCTCCTATATTTGTAGGTGGTGGACGTATTTTTGGACCAGAACCACGTGATTATGGCTTCAAATTGAACCGTAAAGTAAAACAATTAGCTCGTCGTTCTGCTCTTTCTCATAAAGCAAAAGCAGAAGCAATTACAGTTATGGAAAATCTAGTAATGGATACTCCAAAAACAAAAGAGTTTATTGCTTTACTTAATAACCTCAATCTTTCAGGTAAAAAAGTGCTTGTTGTAACAGGAGAACAAAACGATACAGTTTATCGTTCGGCTCGCAACTTACCTAAAACTAAAGTTTTGCCAGCAAATCAATTACATACATATCATATCATGAATAGTGACGTGGTAGTTCTTGCAGAAGGAGCATTAGAAGTAATTCAAGCTGAAGCTAACTCTGAAGCCAACTAA
- the rplW gene encoding 50S ribosomal protein L23, producing MKTILKKPVITEKATAMNENGVYVFIVDKKATKAEIKTAVEKMYADQDAKVVKVRTAIIFGKPKFRYLKTAITKGHTSTYKKAFVQLEKGTTIDIFDTEEN from the coding sequence ATGAAAACTATTTTGAAAAAGCCTGTAATTACCGAGAAAGCAACAGCAATGAACGAAAATGGTGTATATGTTTTCATCGTAGATAAAAAAGCTACAAAGGCAGAAATCAAAACTGCTGTTGAAAAAATGTATGCAGACCAAGATGCTAAGGTTGTAAAGGTACGTACAGCAATTATTTTCGGTAAGCCGAAATTTCGCTATTTAAAAACAGCAATTACTAAAGGTCATACTTCGACCTATAAAAAAGCGTTTGTACAACTTGAAAAAGGAACTACAATCGATATATTTGACACAGAAGAAAACTAA
- the rplB gene encoding 50S ribosomal protein L2, whose product MAVKKLKPMTPGQRFRIAPTFEEITTNTPEKSLLAPWKRSGGRNGSGKMTIRQRGGGHKKRYRIIDFKRLKHGVPATVKTIEYDPIRTARIALLFYADGAKAYMIAPQGIKVGQTVMSGENATPDVGNCLPLGVMPLGTIVHCIEMKPGQGASLARSAGAYAQLVARDGKYAILRLPSGETRMILGTCYATVGTVSNGDHMNVIMGKAGRKRWHGRRPRTRGVAMNPVDHPMGGGEGKSSGGHPRSRNGLYAKGQKTRKVNKYSNSFIITRRKTRNS is encoded by the coding sequence ATGGCTGTTAAAAAGTTAAAACCAATGACTCCAGGTCAGCGTTTTCGTATTGCTCCTACATTTGAGGAAATTACGACAAACACTCCTGAGAAGTCTTTACTAGCACCTTGGAAAAGGTCTGGTGGTCGTAACGGATCAGGGAAAATGACAATTCGTCAACGTGGTGGTGGACACAAAAAACGCTACCGTATCATAGACTTCAAACGTTTAAAGCACGGTGTGCCAGCGACAGTGAAGACTATCGAATATGACCCAATCCGTACGGCTCGTATCGCTCTGCTTTTTTATGCAGACGGTGCAAAAGCGTATATGATTGCGCCTCAAGGAATCAAAGTAGGACAAACTGTAATGTCAGGAGAGAATGCTACTCCAGATGTTGGAAACTGTCTTCCTCTTGGTGTTATGCCTTTAGGTACAATTGTACATTGTATTGAAATGAAACCTGGTCAAGGTGCAAGCCTTGCACGTAGTGCTGGAGCATATGCTCAATTAGTAGCTCGTGATGGCAAATATGCTATTCTTAGACTCCCTTCTGGTGAAACTCGCATGATTCTAGGCACTTGTTATGCTACTGTTGGTACAGTATCTAATGGAGACCACATGAACGTAATTATGGGTAAAGCTGGTCGTAAGCGTTGGCACGGTCGTCGCCCTCGTACTCGTGGTGTTGCAATGAACCCTGTCGATCACCCTATGGGTGGTGGTGAAGGTAAATCATCTGGTGGTCACCCTCGCTCACGCAATGGCTTATATGCTAAAGGACAAAAGACTCGCAAGGTCAATAAATACTCCAATAGCTTTATTATTACTCGTCGTAAAACTCGTAACTCTTAA
- the rpsS gene encoding 30S ribosomal protein S19 encodes MARSLRKGPYIDYRLEKKVAALEQTGKKTVVKTWSRRSMISPDFIGHTFAVHNGNKFIPVYVTDNMVGHKLGEFAPTRNFRGHIAKKDKRGKK; translated from the coding sequence ATGGCTCGTTCACTCAGAAAAGGTCCCTATATAGACTATCGCTTAGAGAAAAAAGTAGCTGCTTTAGAGCAGACTGGCAAGAAGACCGTCGTAAAGACTTGGTCTCGCCGTTCTATGATTTCTCCAGACTTTATCGGACATACTTTTGCTGTTCATAACGGCAACAAATTCATTCCTGTTTATGTAACTGACAATATGGTTGGTCACAAATTAGGCGAATTTGCACCTACTCGTAACTTTCGTGGGCATATTGCCAAGAAAGATAAGCGTGGTAAGAAGTAA
- the rplV gene encoding 50S ribosomal protein L22 — protein MEAVAKLQNVPTSPRKMRLVADMIRGKKVSSAINMLKFEPKVGARYMEKLLLSAVANWEVKHEDFANEIGSLVIKTVFVDGGKMLKRIQPAPQGRAHRVRKRSNHITLVVALPSEGASLADMTESIANQAAEQAAEALESNDKSNQE, from the coding sequence ATGGAAGCTGTTGCTAAATTACAGAACGTACCTACATCTCCACGTAAGATGCGCTTAGTCGCTGATATGATTCGTGGGAAAAAAGTAAGTTCTGCAATAAATATGTTAAAATTTGAGCCCAAAGTAGGTGCTCGTTATATGGAAAAATTACTTCTCTCGGCAGTAGCCAACTGGGAAGTTAAACACGAAGATTTCGCTAACGAAATTGGTAGCTTAGTTATAAAAACTGTTTTTGTTGATGGTGGTAAAATGCTTAAACGCATTCAACCAGCACCACAAGGACGTGCTCACCGTGTGCGTAAGCGTTCTAACCACATTACACTTGTTGTTGCATTACCATCAGAAGGTGCTTCACTTGCAGATATGACTGAATCAATTGCGAATCAGGCAGCAGAGCAAGCAGCAGAGGCTTTGGAATCAAATGACAAATCAAACCAAGAATAA
- the rpsC gene encoding 30S ribosomal protein S3: MGQKVNPVGFRLGIVKGWDSNWYGGKTFADKLVEDEKIRKYIRARIQRGGISKIIIERTLKRITVTVHTSRPGVVIGREGKEVDNLKNELQKLTSKEVQINIFEIKRPEMDARLVGENIAQQLEARMSHRRAMKQAIQAAMRAGAEGIKVKLAGRLGGAEMARVELYKEGSTPLHTLRADIDYAISEGNTIYGKIGIKVWIYKGQLYGKQDLSPAALAEKQERSGGRGGNDRRRGRNDRGGNRRGGNRGGGNNRGGGGGGKR; the protein is encoded by the coding sequence ATGGGACAAAAAGTAAATCCTGTTGGCTTTCGCTTGGGTATTGTTAAAGGCTGGGACTCAAACTGGTACGGTGGCAAAACTTTCGCTGACAAGCTCGTAGAAGACGAAAAAATTCGTAAATATATTCGTGCTAGAATTCAACGTGGTGGTATTTCTAAAATTATCATCGAACGTACTCTCAAGCGCATTACCGTTACTGTTCATACTTCTCGCCCTGGCGTAGTAATCGGACGTGAAGGTAAAGAGGTAGATAACCTCAAAAACGAACTTCAAAAATTGACTTCAAAAGAAGTACAAATCAATATCTTCGAAATCAAACGCCCAGAAATGGATGCTCGTTTGGTAGGTGAAAATATTGCTCAACAATTAGAGGCTCGTATGTCGCACCGTCGTGCGATGAAACAAGCGATTCAAGCTGCTATGCGTGCAGGCGCAGAAGGTATCAAAGTCAAATTGGCTGGTCGTTTGGGTGGTGCTGAGATGGCTCGTGTAGAACTTTATAAAGAAGGAAGTACACCTCTTCACACACTTCGTGCAGACATTGATTATGCTATTAGTGAAGGAAATACTATCTATGGAAAAATAGGTATTAAAGTATGGATTTACAAAGGGCAATTATACGGAAAGCAAGACCTTTCTCCTGCTGCACTTGCTGAAAAGCAAGAACGTAGTGGTGGACGTGGTGGAAATGACCGTCGTCGTGGTCGTAATGACCGTGGTGGAAACCGTCGTGGTGGAAATCGTGGTGGTGGAAACAACCGTGGTGGTGGTGGAGGAGGAAAAAGATAA
- a CDS encoding polysaccharide deacetylase family protein, which translates to MRFKPYPHKSGKIVRWLFPNLLWFKPSEKPTIYLTFDDGPIPEITENVLSILEKFDAKATFFCIGDNVKKNPHIFKKVIDAGHSVGNHTQNHLNGWATENEDYFDNINKCKNTILEEYSKLEMFEQVSLYRPPYGKLTPEQFQKISTEYQIVMWDVLTGDFDKFLSRKVCLQKSIECTESGSIITFHDSIKAAKNMLYTLPRYLEHFSEKGFIFEKL; encoded by the coding sequence ATGCGTTTCAAACCTTACCCTCATAAAAGTGGCAAAATTGTTCGATGGCTTTTTCCTAATCTTCTTTGGTTTAAGCCTTCCGAAAAGCCTACTATTTATCTAACCTTCGACGATGGTCCTATTCCAGAAATAACGGAAAATGTACTTTCTATTTTAGAAAAATTTGATGCAAAAGCTACCTTTTTTTGTATTGGCGATAATGTAAAGAAAAACCCCCATATTTTTAAGAAAGTAATAGATGCAGGTCATTCAGTAGGCAATCACACTCAAAATCATTTGAATGGTTGGGCAACTGAAAACGAAGATTATTTTGATAATATAAATAAGTGCAAGAATACTATTTTGGAAGAATATTCTAAATTAGAAATGTTCGAACAGGTTTCCTTGTACCGTCCTCCTTATGGAAAACTAACACCTGAGCAGTTTCAAAAAATATCTACAGAATATCAAATCGTGATGTGGGACGTCTTGACAGGGGATTTTGATAAATTTCTTTCTCGTAAAGTATGCCTTCAAAAGTCTATCGAATGTACCGAATCGGGTTCGATAATTACTTTTCATGATAGTATCAAGGCTGCAAAAAATATGCTTTATACATTACCTCGCTACTTAGAGCACTTTTCAGAAAAAGGATTTATATTTGAGAAATTATAG